A window of the Lactuca sativa cultivar Salinas chromosome 7, Lsat_Salinas_v11, whole genome shotgun sequence genome harbors these coding sequences:
- the LOC111914002 gene encoding extensin-1 — MPINKEPATPPMIGKIGPYTVFVTPPPTPKPSFEPSPVSASESPKRKDVSPPPVKSSPPMKSAPPVLPPPVQYEKSASAYDSKFGFFWDAVAKVQNAHSSLDDYVARWFGLNQSKYQWALDDYYEKNGVDHVDAKVKDVSTKAQSV, encoded by the exons ATGCCGATCAACAAAGAACCGGCGACTCCGCCGATGATCGGCAAGATCGGTCCTTACACCGTATTTGTTACTCCTCCTCCTACTCCCAAGCCTTCATTCGAACCTTCTCCTGTGTCGGCTTCTGAATCTCCGAAGAGAAAAGATGTTTCGCCGCCGCCTGTGAAATCCTCTCCACCGATGAAATCCGCTCCTCCGGTCCTTCCGCCACCGGTTCAATACGAGAAGTCCGCATCGGCCTACGACTCGAAGTTCGGTTTCTTTTGGGATGCCGTCGCTAAAGTCCAGAATG CACATTCAAGTTTGGATGATtatgtagctcgttggtttgggCTGAATCAATCGAAATATCAATGGGCTCTTGATGATTATTACGAAAAGAATGGCGTG GACCATGTTGATGCTAAAGTTAAAGATGTATCCACAAAAGCACAAAGTGTGTAA